In Alkalihalobacillus sp. FSL W8-0930, a single window of DNA contains:
- the yqfC gene encoding sporulation protein YqfC, translating to MGKLMGPVRKWMMQHMQLPADVMMDLPRITMIGQLHIYIENHKGVLRFSTSELRLLLKQGQVLIKGDQFVIKTIYPEELLLEGRIDQVIYINDSDDHS from the coding sequence ATGGGAAAACTGATGGGACCTGTACGAAAATGGATGATGCAGCATATGCAGCTTCCCGCAGATGTCATGATGGACCTGCCCAGGATTACGATGATTGGTCAGTTGCATATCTATATTGAAAATCATAAAGGAGTACTTAGGTTTTCAACTTCCGAATTACGGTTGTTATTAAAGCAAGGCCAAGTATTAATCAAAGGGGACCAATTTGTGATCAAAACCATTTATCCGGAAGAGTTATTGCTTGAAGGTAGAATTGATCAAGTAATCTACATCAATGACTCAGATGATCACTCCTAA